The following are encoded in a window of Gasterosteus aculeatus chromosome 5, fGasAcu3.hap1.1, whole genome shotgun sequence genomic DNA:
- the LOC120818923 gene encoding NHP2-like protein 1, which yields MTEAQVNPKAYPLADATLSKTILDLVQQASNYKQLRKGANEATKTLNRGISEFIVMAADAEPLEIILHLPLLCEDKNVPYVFVRSKQALGRACGVSRPVIATSVTIKEGSQLKPQIQSVQLAIERLLV from the exons ATG ACTGAAGCCCAAGTCAACCCGAAGGCCTACCCGCTGGCCGACGCCACGCTCTCCAAGACCATCCTGGACCTGGTGCAGCAAGCCTCCAACTACAAGCAGCTGAGGAAGGGCGCTAATGAAG CCACTAAAACCTTGAACAGAGGCATCTCTGAATTCATCGTGATGGCCGCGGACGCCGAACCACTGGAGATCATCCTCCACCTGCCTCTGCTCTGCGAGGACAAGAACGTCCCGTACGTGTTTGTGCGCTCCAAGCAGGCCCTGGGCCGGGCCTGCGGGGTGTCCCGCCCCGTCATAGCTACCTCAGTCACCATAAAGGAGGGCTCCCAACTCAAGCCGCAGATTCAGTCCGTTCAATTGGCCATCGAGAGACTGCTCGTCTAA